The genomic DNA TCCCTCAATCCATAGTTTATTTTATCAGTTGTACATAAGTACGAGGTCTGACGTTCAATCTCTTTCCCAAGTACTAGAATAATCAACATTCGGAAGAACTGCAAGGGGTAAAGTTCATTTAGTAACCGCTTTCGTCATTTTCATAAACTTTCAATACAATGTTTTCCATCCGTTCCCGAACATTGCCCTGACTGATGTTCGTCTTCCCATATGCTTTCCAACCGGCATAAACATCGACGGTGTCCGGTTCAAAATCAAAAACAGCCGTTAAATCCCATTTTCGATCGTACGAAAATCCACTGCAGGCAATATATTCAGCTAAAAATTGATCTGCTGCCTCCATTGATTCAAGCAATGCCAAATTTAATCGGCAATGGGCGACGTCTGCTTCAATTGGTCCGACACAGGCATTAATCCAATCAACTACGTTATACTTTTCAACTGATTCGTATAACACATTGACTGGATGGAAATCACGATGGATGAATCGAATTTGCTGACTCGTCGCCGGTGGTTCTGCCACGGCCCGTTGCCAGACTTCTGTTTGAACTGTCCAGGAAGGAACTGTTCGCTTCGTCACGTATGGTGCATACCGATACCGGGCTTCCGGAACCGGCAGTTGATGAATCGCGGCTAACGTTTTTGCCAATTGTCTGAGATACGCTCGATTTAACGGCTTAAGTCGGACGTCGCCCGGTAAATGCGTCATTTGAATCCAGGGCGGAATCTGACCGTCCCACATCAATTGATAATTTTCGACATCCGGTCCTAACATCCCAGTCGCCTGTAACGCAAAGACCTCGTGCGCGACGAGGTCCGGTTCCTGCTTCAGCCAGGCAGCATTTGTATGGATTCGAAAGACACTATCTCCTGCTCGAAACACATGCGAGGAAGTCGCACCCTTTAAGGGGATAACAGTTTCCCCTTCCAATCCGACACGTTGCAAAATCGTTGCGATGATCTTGTTCACGCTTCTTCTCCAAGTAACAATTGATCGATTTGCATCTTCTCGTTCGCAAATTCCCGTAAGTCATGCAGGATTTCCTGCGGATAAAACAGCTTCTCGTCCGTCTGACGCGAATTGGCAATCGCTTGAACGAGGGGCGAGACTTGCGAGATCTCTTTCATCTGACCGTTTTTCATCTGCAGCATAATCGGTTGTTTGCTGATTTCTCCATTGTCCCCGTACAAGTCATACGGCAGGCGGCTGAGCTTGTCTTCGAGTAGATAATAGGTCGGATCAAGACCGATCTGTTCAAATAATGAACAGAGTTTTTTATGAACACGCGCCCGTTTATCGGCCGGGTAATCGACATATTTAAATAATTTCCGGTCGACGAACCGACGTGCCAGATCGCTTAATACCACGTCCTTCTCCTCCGCCCACTGTTGGAAGTAGAAGTAGACGATTGTCTCGTCGAGTGCCAAATAGTTTTTTAAGGACATCTGTTGTGTAAAGAGTGGACTTAAATGAATCGGATCAATCGCAAATTCGTAATCGCCCGTATACAGTTCTTTGGCCCGTTCAAGGATCGCTTTTAATAAATAATCACTCGATCGCGTGACAGGATGGAGGTAGACTTGCCAGTACATCTGATAACGTCGCATGATGTAATCTTCGATCGAGTGCATGCCGGACTGCTTGACGACCATCTGATTCGGTGCCGGACGCAGGACACGCAACATCCGTTCGAGGTCAAACTTCCCGTAACTGACACCGGCGAAATGGGCATCCCGCAACAGGTAGTCCATCCGGTCGACATCGAGCTGGGAACTGATCATCGTCACAAGCAATTGGTTCGGATGGGTTTTATTGATGATTGACGCGACTTCTTCTGCAAATCCTTCGCCGACTTGATCGAGGACCTGCTTGATTTCTGTATCCCCCAAGATGATCCGTTCCGTCCATTCCTCGTGATCAACGCCAAAGACATTCTCAAAGGCATGGGAAAATGGTCCGTGTCCGACGTCGTGCAGCAGTGCCGCGACCAGTGTCAATTCACGGTACTGATCGTCCCAGTCAGCCCGACCGTTAAAGACGTCAATCAACTGCCGCGTAATCTCGTACACGCCGAGCGAATGGTGGAAACGGGTGTGCTCGGCTCCATGGAACGTCAAAAACGATGTTCCGAGTTGTTTGATCCGGCGCAAGCGTTGAAATTCCTTTGTTCCGATCAATTGCCAGATCAATTGGTCACTGACGTAGATGTAACGATGAACGGGATCCTTAAATACCTTTGTTTCTTTTAATTGCCCCAGTGACTGATACATACACTCTCTCCTTTAATGGTTCGTTCTCGATCGTTATAGTTCATATTTCGGTTTAAAACGGTCCGTTCCTGTTGCTTGCCTTGCTTCTTACAGAAAGTTTACATTGCCCTATGCTATAATGGTGTCGCAAATCTAGAAAAAAAGGAACGAGCCTATGGGAATCGAACTCTTAAAACAAGAACATTATCGTATTTTTGATCAAACGTCACTCGGAAACACCTTTCATGCCACACAATCGTTTGCGATGGACGATACATTGTGCGCCTCCGTCGCTACAGAAGGTGCCGCCATCCGCTCCTGGGTCCACCACGAAACGGTTGTCCTCGGTATTCAGGATGCGCGTCTCCCTCACCTCGATGACGGCATCGACGTCTTACACGCCCGTGGTTTTCAACCGGTCATCCGCAATTCCGGCGGTCTTGCCGTCGTGCTCGATGCCGGTGTCCTGAACATCTCGCTTGTGCTTCCGGAACGCGGCGGAATCGATATCGACAGCGGTTATGAAGCGATGCTCGCCCTTGTCCGTCGCATGTTCGCCGAAGAAACGGATGCCATCGTCGCCGGCGAAGTCGTCGGATCATATTGCCCCGGATCGTATGATTTATCGATTGCCGGCAAAAAGTTCGCCGGGATTTCACAGCGGCGTGTCCGTGGAGGCGTCGCGGTTCAAATTTATCTCTGCGTGAAGGGCAGTGGCAGTGCCCGGGCGCAACTTGTCCGTGATTTTTATGTTGCCGCCCTTCAAGGAGAAACGACGAAGTTCGTCTATCCGACAGTCGTTCCGGAAACAATGGCGTCTTTGGAAGAACTGTTGCAACGTCCTTTGACGGTCGAAGACTGCTTGATACGTGTTTATCGCTCCTTGATGGAACTTGGCGCCACACTCACACCGTCCGTCTTGAGCGAGGTCGAAAACGAACGCTTCGGTGTAAACCTGGGTCGGATGTTGGATCGAAATGAAAAAGTCCTAGGTGAATAAAGGAGAGAACGCACATGGTACGTTTTATTACAGACAGCGGTGCCGATGCACCCAAAGAATTACTCGATGCTTACGGCTTCACCGTCATGCCGTTCGGCGTGTTGATTGACGAAGAGACATTTTTCGACGGTGAATCGATTTCACCGGTCGAATTATATGAAAAAATGCGGAACGGGGCGGCACCAAAGACGTTTCAAGTAGAAGTGTCACGGATGGTCGAAGTCTTTACAGAACACTTTAAACAAGGTGAACCGTTCCTCTATCTGGCATTTTCCAGTGAATTGTCCGGAACGTATCAAACGGCAACGATGCTTGCAGCAGAGCTTGCTGAAACGTATCCGGATGTCCCATATGCCATCATCAACACAAAAACAGCCTCGACCGGTCAGGGACTGTTCGTGTTGGACGTCGCTGCATTTGCGAAAACCCATTCGTTTGAGGAAACAAAAACGTATGCCGAGCAAAAAGTAAATACTATTCGGCACTTGTTTACGGTCGAATCTTTGGAATACTTGATGCGCGGAGGCCGGGTTTCGCGGGCAAGTGCCTTTATCGGTGGCCTGCTGTCAATCCTGCCGCTCTTGACGGTCGAAGACGGGAAACTGATTCCAAAAGAAAAAATCCGCGGACAGAAAAAAGTAATGAACCGGATCGTCGAATGGATGGAAGAAGCACGTCCTGCCATTGACGGACACCGGATCATCATCGGTCACGGCGATTCAATCGAACGGGCGGAACAACTGAAACAGTTGATTGAAGCCCAGTTCTCACCGAGTGAAATCCTGATTACAGTCGCTGGAGCAGCGATCGGTTCGCACACCGGACCGGGACTGCTTGTCATCGGCTATGATTTGCCGACCTGACAGCCGCTTGATTTTATTCACACTAAAAAAATCCGAATGATCCCCCCTCTTCTTTATCAGAAAAGGTTGGATCCTCCGGATTTTTTTGTTTTTTTAATCTGTTATTTCACGGTTTCATCGTCTCGATGCATACGGTGTCCGCTCTGTTCCCGGTTCAAAAAGCCCGAGCAACAAAAAGCGGAACAACACATATACAAACAAGAGCAACGTCACCAGTTCAAAGCACAAATAGCCGACGTCTTGCAAGGACAGTCCTGTCCGGATTCCGTTCCACAAGTAGGGAAGATCTATCGTCAACAGACCGATTAGACCAGCAGCCAGCGCTTCCGCCCGTGTCAGCGGATGGCGAAGCGAATAGGAAACGCGCTTGACGTTAAAGATGTTCTGGATTCCGTTCTCTGATGTATAGCCTTTATACAGCCCGAACGCCGAAGCGATTGCTACGAGGAAAAGTAGCGAAAGCGGGACGACGAGATTTACGACGACTAGCAGGAACAGCATCGTCAAGACAATGTTCGGTTTCATTCAGGTTTGCCAGACGCTACCGGTTCTCCTTGATTCAAGTTGACCGTCAATGGTTTCGCCGTTCCTTTACCCGAGAAGTTTTCAATCAAGTCTTTGACATCGATACCGGATGACGCTTTAAGCGTCTCCTGCAACGAAGCCATCAAGTCGGTTGCGTATCCGGTCACCCGGTTTGCACCGCCGCCCTCACCGCTTCCCGTGTCCACGACCGTAATCTTGTCGATGTTGCCGAGTGGTGCTGCGACCTGTTTCGCATATTCCGGCATCATCCGGACGACCATGTCGAGGATTGCCGCTTGTCCGAACTGTTCGAACGCCTGAGCGATTTTTTCTTTGGCTTCCGCTTCCGCGAGACCTTTCAGACGGATGATATCCGCTTCCGTCTCCCCTTGCGCCCGTTCGGCTTCCGCTTTCGCCAAACCATCGAGACGAATCCGTTCGGCGTCGGCTTTCGCAGAGGCTTCAATCCGGTACTTCGTCGCATCGGCTTCCGCATATTGTTTCGCACGATCGGCTTGGGCCGCCTGCTCAATCGAATAACGGTCGGCGTCCGCCCGTTTTTTGACTTCCGCATCGTATTGTTTCTCACGACGGAGAATCTCACGTTCTTCAAGCTCGATTTGTTTCTGACGTTCGATGATTTTAATTTGCATCTGTTGTTCCGTAACTTCCTGCTGAGCGCGTGCATTTTCAAGATCATACGCCTGGTCGGCTTTCGCTTTCGCGATATCCTGTTCACGGCGGTAATCAGCCATCTTCAGCTGATTTTCTTTTTCCGCTTCCGCAATTTCCGTCGCCCGTTCAAGTTCAGCTTTTTTCGCATCTTTTGACGCTTCCGCCCGTTTGATTCGTGTTTCTTTTTCTGCATCGGCTGTTGCGATATCAGCATCCCGGCGGACCTGGGCAATCCGCGGTTTTCCGAGTGATTCGAGGTAACCGTTCTTATCGCGTACGTCTTTGATTGTAAACGATACGATGATCAGTCCCATTTTCGCTAAATCCTGCGAGGCGACCCGTTGCACTTCTTGCGAGAATTTATCCCGGTTCTTATAAATCTCTTCGACCGTCATCGAACCGAGGATCGACCGCAAGTGACCTTCGAGTACTTCACGTGCTTCGCCTTCCCGGTCTTCCTTTGATTTACCAAGGAATTGTTCGGCTGCCGTTGCGATTTCGGAAATCGAGCTGCCGATTTTGATGATGGCTGTCCCGTCTGCCATGACCGGAACACCTTGCTCCGTATAGACTTCCGGTGTCGTTACTTCGAGCTTGCTTGACAGCAGGCTGAGCGGGGATGCTTGTTGAAAGACCGGTAAGATGAATGCTCCGCCACCGCGAATGATTTTGACCCGATTGCCGGATTCATCGGTGTTGACGGTCGGACTATTTCCAAGATAACTTCCGGAAACGATTAACGCTTCCTCCGGTCCAACTGTGCGGTACTTTGTCACGAATAAGGCAATCAGCGCTAAGATCAACGCACCGGCAATAATAGCCACGATAATAATCGGGTTCATGAAAACATCTCCTCTTTCCACCTTGTGGGATAGGTCATGACATGGGCCACGCCTTGTTTAATTTCAATGATAATGACTTTTGTTCCTTGTTCTAACGCCGGCCCTTCAAAAAGAACAGCAGATTTGGCAATTCGTCCCGAGACATCGTCGACGAGAATTTCGCCGTACCCGTTTTCAGGAATCGGGGTGATGACGAGAGCACTGCGTCCTTCGAGTGTCTGTTCCGAAAAACTGATTGACTGCTCTGCTTTAGCAAGCGGAACAAAAATAAATAAGTGCAGTAAAGACGTCAAAATGAGACTGATGCCGGCACTGATCAGCAAAACAACAAGCGAACCGAGCGACGTCAGGTGTTCCAGTCCAAATCCAAAAGCAGATGTCAAAATAACAAAGGATAGGATTAACGTCGGATGAAAGATTTGATCGATGCCGGGAATCAAGTCTGAAAAAATAACAGACAATAAAACACCACAGGCTGCGGCGGCAAGGGCATACAGATAAAGCGTACTAACGTCCATCTTCTATCACCTCGATAAACGAATTCGATCCGTACAGTTGCCGATAGGCTTGAAGATATGCGTGTCGATTTTCTTCATATAATAATTCGGCTAATTCTTTTTCCCGTGGACTGCCTGCTTCTTCACATCGGCGGGTATACTTTTTTTGTGCCGCGTAATGTCGCGCCAACAAACTCTCCAGTGTTCTCTGATTCTTTGGTTCAGATACCGGCCGTGTATCCGAAAGAGATCGTTTTTTCATCCGACTGCTCCTCTCTTCTGTGCTGAGCTCTTCTTTATTTACGATTTATTTTTGGAAATAGTTTCAAAATCCTCTGATTTTTTTCTGGAATTCACAGACATAATAAACAAAAAAGGACCAACTTAAAAGTCGGTCCTAACAAAACATCATTTGAGTCATTTTTAAAGCAGTTTCTCCTGTAAAAAAAATCTTATGCTTTTTTTCGCACAATCAATAAGGTATAGACAAGTAAAGCCAAACAATCAAGTGTCATGATGATTAACCCCATCGGCAAAGCCGAATCTTCCCCCATCACACCAACAAGCGGTGACACAAGTGAGCCGACAAGCATCGGCAACAGACCAAGCAATGCCGAGGCACTTCCGGCCGTTGAACCGTAGTTTTGCATCGCGAGCGTAAAACCGAGTGTCGAAATCATACCGACACTCGAAACGACGAAGAACAACGGAATCATGACGAGAATCAGGGAGCTGGATAAAGTCAGAGCAAGAAACAGACAGATCCCGGCTAAGGCGACGACCGTCAAGGCAATCCGCATCATTTTTTGACTATCGACGCGTCCTGCCAACCGTCCTGCTGTTTGGGCAGCAAGAATGATCCCGATACCGTTCAGACCAAATAAGAAACTGAATTGCTGCGGACTTGCGCCGTAGATATTCTGTAACACGAATGGGGATCCGGAAATATACGCAAACATCGCGCCCATGGCAAACGCTTGGGCAAAAGCATAACCGATGAAGGTCCGGTCCGATAACAGCCTTCCAAACGTTTGAAATGTCGTCTTCAAATTCCCTTCGACCCGGTGATGGACAGGTAGTGTTTCCGGCAACCGGAATGCGACTGCAATCAGCATTAACGTACTTAAGATGGCGAGCAGATAAAACACGACGCGCCAGTCGCCGAACCGTAAAATTTGTCCACCGATGATCGGCGCCAAAATCGGTGCGGTTCCGTTGACCAGTGATAACGCTGCAAAAAACTTCGTCAGTTCTGGTCCTTCAAACAAATCCCGGACGATGGCCCGCGAGATAACGATTCCGGATGCACCGGCTGCTCCCTGAACAAAACGTAAAGCGATCAAAACCTCAATCGTCGGTGCAAAGGCACAGGCGAGTGATGCCAGTAAATAGGCAAACAGGGCCAGTATCAAAGGACGTTTTCGCCCCCGGACGTCACTGAGCGGACCGACGATAATCTGTCCAAGTGCCATCCCGAGCATACAGGCAGTCAAGCTGAGCTGAATCGAGGAAGCACTGGCACCAAAAGAACGGGACATGTCCGGAAACGCCGGTAAATACATATCAATGGAAAGCGGACCAAGTGCAGCGAGTGATCCTAAAATCAGGATTAAGGTCAATCGTTTGGTTTGAATCGGTGAGGCGTTCGTCATGATCTTCCTCCTTTGTTTTAAGATGTCACGTAGTCCAAATCATGTAAGACATAAGCCAGGAAGAAGACGACGGATGGGTTTTCATAAACCGTTTGGACTTTCTTCAACTGTGCACGGTAACCCGTCTCATATTCCACGCCGTTTAATTTCCGTTCCATGTTCATCTTGATCAGCGCATCGAGCTTATCGACGACATCGACCATCTGTCCTTCGTACGTCTCATCTTTTGCCTCGACGACGAACCGGTGAAATTCTTTTCGCATTGAAGACGGCAACAGATTAATCAACGCTTCGCCTTCCGTTCGCTCATAGGCTTCAAAAGCCGCCGCCGTGACCGGCGTCGCATGTTTGACGGGACCGAGGACATCGCCTGTCGTTCCTTCGACCAGATCATGGCACAGCAGACGTGAGACGACTTCTGCCGTATTGATCTTCACACCGTATTTTTTGGACTCAATCAATCCGTTGAACAAGCCGAGTGATGCCGCACGGAACGCATGTGTCGCATCATTGTCGTCAATCGTATTGAACCGTCCTTTCCAGCGACGGATCGTATCCATCATCAAGACATTGTCAATGAAACGCGACATGTCGTCCTCTGCCCAAACCGACTCCGTCAACGTCCGGATGGATGACAACGGATGAGTCGACAGTGCTGCTTTGAGTTCATTCGTCTTCTCGCGGAAAAACGTCGAT from Exiguobacterium sibiricum 7-3 includes the following:
- a CDS encoding phosphotransferase family protein, which encodes MNKIIATILQRVGLEGETVIPLKGATSSHVFRAGDSVFRIHTNAAWLKQEPDLVAHEVFALQATGMLGPDVENYQLMWDGQIPPWIQMTHLPGDVRLKPLNRAYLRQLAKTLAAIHQLPVPEARYRYAPYVTKRTVPSWTVQTEVWQRAVAEPPATSQQIRFIHRDFHPVNVLYESVEKYNVVDWINACVGPIEADVAHCRLNLALLESMEAADQFLAEYIACSGFSYDRKWDLTAVFDFEPDTVDVYAGWKAYGKTNISQGNVRERMENIVLKVYENDESGY
- a CDS encoding HD domain-containing protein; translated protein: MYQSLGQLKETKVFKDPVHRYIYVSDQLIWQLIGTKEFQRLRRIKQLGTSFLTFHGAEHTRFHHSLGVYEITRQLIDVFNGRADWDDQYRELTLVAALLHDVGHGPFSHAFENVFGVDHEEWTERIILGDTEIKQVLDQVGEGFAEEVASIINKTHPNQLLVTMISSQLDVDRMDYLLRDAHFAGVSYGKFDLERMLRVLRPAPNQMVVKQSGMHSIEDYIMRRYQMYWQVYLHPVTRSSDYLLKAILERAKELYTGDYEFAIDPIHLSPLFTQQMSLKNYLALDETIVYFYFQQWAEEKDVVLSDLARRFVDRKLFKYVDYPADKRARVHKKLCSLFEQIGLDPTYYLLEDKLSRLPYDLYGDNGEISKQPIMLQMKNGQMKEISQVSPLVQAIANSRQTDEKLFYPQEILHDLREFANEKMQIDQLLLGEEA
- a CDS encoding lipoate--protein ligase family protein, whose product is MGIELLKQEHYRIFDQTSLGNTFHATQSFAMDDTLCASVATEGAAIRSWVHHETVVLGIQDARLPHLDDGIDVLHARGFQPVIRNSGGLAVVLDAGVLNISLVLPERGGIDIDSGYEAMLALVRRMFAEETDAIVAGEVVGSYCPGSYDLSIAGKKFAGISQRRVRGGVAVQIYLCVKGSGSARAQLVRDFYVAALQGETTKFVYPTVVPETMASLEELLQRPLTVEDCLIRVYRSLMELGATLTPSVLSEVENERFGVNLGRMLDRNEKVLGE
- a CDS encoding DegV family protein encodes the protein MVRFITDSGADAPKELLDAYGFTVMPFGVLIDEETFFDGESISPVELYEKMRNGAAPKTFQVEVSRMVEVFTEHFKQGEPFLYLAFSSELSGTYQTATMLAAELAETYPDVPYAIINTKTASTGQGLFVLDVAAFAKTHSFEETKTYAEQKVNTIRHLFTVESLEYLMRGGRVSRASAFIGGLLSILPLLTVEDGKLIPKEKIRGQKKVMNRIVEWMEEARPAIDGHRIIIGHGDSIERAEQLKQLIEAQFSPSEILITVAGAAIGSHTGPGLLVIGYDLPT
- a CDS encoding flotillin family protein; translation: MNPIIIVAIIAGALILALIALFVTKYRTVGPEEALIVSGSYLGNSPTVNTDESGNRVKIIRGGGAFILPVFQQASPLSLLSSKLEVTTPEVYTEQGVPVMADGTAIIKIGSSISEIATAAEQFLGKSKEDREGEAREVLEGHLRSILGSMTVEEIYKNRDKFSQEVQRVASQDLAKMGLIIVSFTIKDVRDKNGYLESLGKPRIAQVRRDADIATADAEKETRIKRAEASKDAKKAELERATEIAEAEKENQLKMADYRREQDIAKAKADQAYDLENARAQQEVTEQQMQIKIIERQKQIELEEREILRREKQYDAEVKKRADADRYSIEQAAQADRAKQYAEADATKYRIEASAKADAERIRLDGLAKAEAERAQGETEADIIRLKGLAEAEAKEKIAQAFEQFGQAAILDMVVRMMPEYAKQVAAPLGNIDKITVVDTGSGEGGGANRVTGYATDLMASLQETLKASSGIDVKDLIENFSGKGTAKPLTVNLNQGEPVASGKPE
- a CDS encoding NfeD family protein, with amino-acid sequence MDVSTLYLYALAAAACGVLLSVIFSDLIPGIDQIFHPTLILSFVILTSAFGFGLEHLTSLGSLVVLLISAGISLILTSLLHLFIFVPLAKAEQSISFSEQTLEGRSALVITPIPENGYGEILVDDVSGRIAKSAVLFEGPALEQGTKVIIIEIKQGVAHVMTYPTRWKEEMFS
- a CDS encoding Bcr/CflA family multidrug efflux MFS transporter; translated protein: MTNASPIQTKRLTLILILGSLAALGPLSIDMYLPAFPDMSRSFGASASSIQLSLTACMLGMALGQIIVGPLSDVRGRKRPLILALFAYLLASLACAFAPTIEVLIALRFVQGAAGASGIVISRAIVRDLFEGPELTKFFAALSLVNGTAPILAPIIGGQILRFGDWRVVFYLLAILSTLMLIAVAFRLPETLPVHHRVEGNLKTTFQTFGRLLSDRTFIGYAFAQAFAMGAMFAYISGSPFVLQNIYGASPQQFSFLFGLNGIGIILAAQTAGRLAGRVDSQKMMRIALTVVALAGICLFLALTLSSSLILVMIPLFFVVSSVGMISTLGFTLAMQNYGSTAGSASALLGLLPMLVGSLVSPLVGVMGEDSALPMGLIIMTLDCLALLVYTLLIVRKKA
- a CDS encoding YfbR-like 5'-deoxynucleotidase, translated to MQNGNFIRMLTRMQNVPRWDEYAPRFPDNAASHSFRVALFSLMASYIEEEVADTKYDRLTLLGKALFHDMNEVITGPIKHRTKKEPTLHAHIQAMERQASEKLVALLSKSLQPDFTNYLVFAEDDSTEGKLVEAIDTFDAMLFAKREAEVTGSTFFREKTNELKAALSTHPLSSIRTLTESVWAEDDMSRFIDNVLMMDTIRRWKGRFNTIDDNDATHAFRAASLGLFNGLIESKKYGVKINTAEVVSRLLCHDLVEGTTGDVLGPVKHATPVTAAAFEAYERTEGEALINLLPSSMRKEFHRFVVEAKDETYEGQMVDVVDKLDALIKMNMERKLNGVEYETGYRAQLKKVQTVYENPSVVFFLAYVLHDLDYVTS